One genomic region from Salipiger sp. CCB-MM3 encodes:
- a CDS encoding alkane 1-monooxygenase: MIAAEKFARWTAAAPFWLVYILPVLVWLGALNGGLWVLLPPLATWYLFSALDAALGLNTENADPQTEERALLWYRAGVMLWAPVQFVTLFALIWYVSGNDALTTLEKFGVFFGTGVMTGTVGIVYSHELLHQRNNLERRLGDWLLAMVLYSHFRSEHLLVHHVWVGTPRDPVTARYNEGFHRYYPRVLRECPVSAFRAEKKLLARRGLPWWHRRNPFWLYLGLQLAMLALALIVGGWGGLALFLVQAGVAIWQLELTNYVEHYALTREYLGGGRYEHVKPHHSWNSAHTATNWLLINLQRHSDHHYKPDRRFPLLQNYAETEAPQLPYGYPVMTMAAMVPPVWRRVMNPKVKAWRRQWYPQIEDWSDYNKARTPLPKGSA; this comes from the coding sequence ATGATCGCTGCAGAGAAATTCGCGCGCTGGACGGCCGCCGCGCCGTTCTGGCTGGTCTATATCCTGCCTGTTCTGGTCTGGCTGGGCGCGCTGAACGGCGGGCTTTGGGTGCTGCTGCCGCCCTTGGCCACATGGTATCTCTTCTCGGCGCTGGATGCGGCGCTGGGGCTGAACACCGAGAACGCCGATCCGCAGACCGAAGAGCGGGCGCTGCTTTGGTACCGCGCCGGCGTGATGCTCTGGGCGCCGGTGCAATTCGTCACGTTGTTTGCGCTGATCTGGTACGTCTCGGGCAACGACGCGCTGACCACCTTGGAGAAATTCGGCGTCTTCTTCGGCACCGGGGTGATGACCGGCACGGTGGGGATCGTCTACTCGCATGAGCTTTTGCACCAGCGCAACAACCTCGAGCGGCGGCTCGGGGACTGGCTGCTGGCCATGGTGCTTTATTCGCATTTCCGCTCGGAGCACCTGTTGGTGCATCACGTCTGGGTCGGCACGCCGCGCGATCCGGTCACCGCGCGCTACAACGAGGGCTTTCACCGCTACTACCCGCGGGTGCTGCGCGAATGCCCGGTTTCGGCCTTCCGCGCCGAGAAGAAACTGCTGGCCCGCCGCGGCCTGCCGTGGTGGCACCGGCGCAACCCGTTCTGGCTCTATCTCGGGCTGCAGCTTGCCATGCTAGCGCTGGCGCTGATCGTCGGCGGTTGGGGCGGGCTGGCGCTGTTCCTCGTGCAGGCGGGCGTGGCGATCTGGCAGCTGGAGCTGACCAATTACGTCGAGCATTACGCGCTGACCCGCGAGTACCTCGGGGGCGGGCGCTACGAGCACGTGAAGCCGCACCATTCGTGGAACTCGGCGCATACGGCGACCAACTGGCTGCTGATCAACCTGCAGCGCCACTCGGACCACCACTACAAGCCCGACCGGCGCTTTCCGTTGCTGCAGAACTACGCCGAGACCGAGGCGCCGCAGCTGCCCTACGGCTATCCGGTGATGACCATGGCGGCGATGGTGCCTCCGGTCTGGCGGCGGGTGATGAACCCCAAAGTAAAGGCGTGGCGGCGGCAATGGTATCCGCAGATCGAGGATTGGTCGGACTACAACAAGGCGCGCACGCCCTTGCCGAAAGGTTCGGCCTGA
- a CDS encoding cytidine deaminase, which translates to MSLEKAARAVRENAYVPYSKFKVGAAMLAPSGKIYAGCNVENVAYPEGTCAEAGAIAAMVAAGETEIVEAYVIADCEHPLPPCGGCRQKLAEFGKTHAKVTLATTDGATLETTVGELLPGAFGTGHMDRA; encoded by the coding sequence ATGTCGCTCGAGAAAGCCGCCCGCGCGGTGCGTGAAAACGCCTATGTTCCCTATTCGAAATTCAAGGTGGGGGCGGCGATGCTGGCACCCTCGGGGAAAATCTACGCCGGCTGCAACGTCGAGAATGTCGCCTATCCCGAGGGCACCTGCGCCGAGGCCGGGGCGATCGCGGCCATGGTCGCGGCGGGCGAGACGGAGATCGTCGAGGCCTATGTCATCGCCGATTGCGAACACCCGCTGCCGCCCTGTGGCGGCTGCCGGCAGAAACTGGCCGAGTTTGGCAAGACCCACGCCAAGGTGACGCTGGCCACCACCGATGGCGCAACGCTGGAGACCACCGTGGGTGAACTGCTGCCCGGCGCCTTCGGCACGGGGCATATGGACCGCGCCTGA
- the mutY gene encoding A/G-specific adenine glycosylase has protein sequence MRDSARAEDLLTWYDRHARELPWRVSPAAHAAGVRPDPYRVWMSEIMLQQTTVAAVKSYFETFTSRWPMVSDLAAAEDADVMAAWAGLGYYARARNLLKCARVVADQHGGVFPQSLDGLRALPGVGPYTAAAVAAIAFDLPETVVDGNVERVMARLHDEHMPLPQSKPVLTEYAAALTPQQRPGDYAQAVMDLGATICTPRNPACGLCPWRTACAAWDHGTQAELPKKAPKKRKPTRHGIAYLVKRVDGAWLLERRPDSGLLGGMLGWPGSDWGEEAPADAPPIRAEWKTLNAEARHTFTHFHLRLTVKTALVPMERQPERGAFVEAEVFDPEDLPTVMRKAFALTSN, from the coding sequence ATGCGTGACAGCGCGCGGGCCGAAGATCTGCTCACCTGGTATGACCGCCACGCGCGCGAGTTGCCGTGGCGGGTGAGCCCTGCCGCGCATGCGGCAGGCGTGCGGCCCGATCCCTACCGCGTGTGGATGTCCGAGATCATGCTGCAGCAAACCACTGTGGCGGCGGTGAAAAGCTATTTCGAAACATTTACATCGCGCTGGCCGATGGTCAGCGATCTTGCTGCTGCCGAGGATGCCGACGTGATGGCGGCATGGGCTGGGCTGGGCTATTACGCCCGCGCCCGCAACCTGCTGAAGTGCGCGCGGGTGGTGGCGGATCAGCATGGCGGCGTCTTTCCGCAAAGCCTCGACGGGCTGCGCGCGCTGCCCGGTGTCGGGCCCTATACCGCCGCGGCGGTGGCGGCGATCGCTTTTGATCTGCCCGAGACGGTGGTGGACGGCAACGTCGAGCGGGTCATGGCGCGGCTGCACGACGAGCATATGCCGCTGCCGCAGTCGAAGCCGGTGCTGACGGAATATGCCGCTGCGCTGACGCCGCAGCAGCGGCCCGGCGACTATGCGCAGGCGGTGATGGACCTTGGTGCCACCATCTGCACGCCGCGCAACCCGGCCTGCGGCCTCTGCCCGTGGCGCACCGCCTGCGCCGCATGGGATCACGGCACGCAGGCAGAGCTGCCGAAAAAGGCCCCCAAGAAGCGCAAGCCGACGCGCCACGGCATCGCCTATCTGGTGAAGCGGGTGGATGGCGCGTGGCTGCTGGAGCGCCGCCCCGACAGCGGGCTTTTGGGCGGGATGCTGGGCTGGCCGGGCTCGGATTGGGGCGAGGAGGCACCCGCCGACGCGCCGCCGATCCGCGCCGAGTGGAAGACGCTCAACGCCGAGGCGCGTCACACCTTCACCCATTTCCACCTGCGCCTGACGGTAAAGACCGCGCTGGTGCCGATGGAGCGCCAGCCCGAGCGCGGGGCCTTCGTCGAGGCGGAGGTGTTTGACCCCGAAGACCTGCCCACGGTGATGCGCAAGGCCTTCGCCCTGACCTCCAATTGA
- the upp gene encoding uracil phosphoribosyltransferase, whose protein sequence is MKHLTVVDHPLVQHKLTLMREKDTSTASFRQLLREISLLLAYEVTRELPVTTKQIETPMCEMAAPTIEGKKLALVSILRAGNGLLDGILELIPAARVGFVGLYRDEETLEPVQYYFKVPKNLEDRTVIAVDPMLATGNSSVAAIDLLKQAGAKNVIFLCLLASPEGVKRMEEAHPDVPIITAALDEKLNEKGYIVPGLGDAGDRMFGTK, encoded by the coding sequence ATGAAACACCTGACCGTTGTCGATCACCCGCTGGTGCAGCACAAACTGACCCTGATGCGCGAGAAGGATACGTCGACCGCCTCTTTCCGCCAGCTGCTGCGCGAGATTTCCCTGCTGCTGGCCTATGAGGTCACCCGCGAGCTGCCAGTGACCACCAAGCAGATCGAAACCCCGATGTGCGAGATGGCCGCCCCCACGATCGAGGGCAAGAAACTGGCGCTGGTGTCGATCCTGCGCGCCGGCAACGGCCTGCTCGACGGCATTCTCGAGCTGATCCCTGCGGCCCGCGTCGGCTTTGTCGGGCTCTACCGCGACGAGGAAACGCTCGAGCCGGTGCAATATTACTTCAAGGTGCCCAAGAACCTCGAAGACCGCACGGTGATCGCCGTCGATCCGATGCTGGCCACGGGCAATTCCTCGGTCGCCGCGATCGACCTTTTGAAGCAGGCGGGTGCCAAGAATGTCATCTTCCTGTGCCTTCTGGCCTCGCCCGAAGGCGTCAAGCGGATGGAAGAGGCGCATCCCGATGTGCCGATCATCACCGCGGCCTTGGACGAGAAGCTCAACGAGAAGGGCTATATCGTTCCGGGACTAGGGGATGCGGGCGATCGCATGTTCGGCACAAAATAA
- a CDS encoding thymidine phosphorylase, translated as MDARTVIAALRRGEEPSGAALRWFAEGLASGAVSDAQAGAFAMGVCLRGLSEEARAALTLAMRDSGHVLRWDLPGPVLDKHSTGGVGDCVSLVLAPILAACGVYVPMISGRGLGHTGGTLDKLEAIPGYDTAPSEERLRGVLREAGCAIVSASEGIAPADKRLYAIRDVSATVESLDLITASILSKKLAAGLEGLVLDVKVGSGAFMKTMEEARALARSLVGTANAAGCPTTALITDMDQPLADALGNALEVRCVMQVLTEGAGGPLLDLSVALGAELLASAGIEGGAARLRETVTSGAAAERFGRMIAGLGGPSDFVEHWRDLLPAAPVVLDVPAPETGHVAAMDGEALGLAVVHLGGGREVETDRVDPAVGLSDVLRLGQRVETGQPLARVHAASRAAAEAAAAAVTAAIRLGDAPDVAPMVRERIA; from the coding sequence ATGGACGCGCGGACGGTCATCGCGGCACTGCGACGCGGAGAAGAGCCCTCTGGCGCAGCGCTGCGCTGGTTCGCCGAAGGGCTGGCGAGCGGCGCGGTGAGCGATGCGCAGGCCGGGGCCTTTGCCATGGGGGTCTGCCTGCGCGGGCTGTCGGAGGAGGCGCGCGCGGCGCTGACGCTGGCGATGCGCGACAGCGGCCATGTGCTGCGCTGGGATCTGCCGGGGCCGGTGCTCGACAAGCATTCCACCGGCGGCGTGGGCGATTGCGTCAGCCTCGTGCTGGCGCCGATTCTGGCGGCCTGCGGGGTCTATGTGCCGATGATCTCGGGGCGTGGGCTGGGCCATACCGGCGGCACGCTCGACAAGCTCGAGGCGATCCCCGGCTATGACACCGCGCCTTCGGAGGAGCGGCTGCGCGGGGTGCTGCGCGAGGCCGGCTGCGCCATCGTCTCGGCCTCGGAAGGCATCGCGCCCGCCGACAAGCGGCTCTACGCCATCCGCGACGTGAGCGCGACGGTGGAGAGCCTCGATCTCATCACCGCCTCGATCCTGTCGAAGAAGCTGGCGGCGGGGCTCGAGGGCTTGGTGCTCGACGTGAAAGTCGGTTCGGGCGCCTTCATGAAGACCATGGAGGAGGCGCGGGCGCTGGCACGCTCACTGGTCGGCACCGCGAATGCGGCGGGTTGCCCGACCACGGCGCTGATCACCGATATGGATCAGCCACTGGCCGATGCGCTTGGCAATGCGCTGGAAGTGCGCTGCGTCATGCAGGTGCTGACCGAGGGCGCGGGCGGGCCGCTGCTCGATCTGTCGGTGGCGCTGGGGGCCGAGCTCTTGGCCAGCGCCGGGATCGAGGGCGGCGCGGCGCGCCTGCGCGAGACCGTAACGAGCGGCGCGGCGGCAGAGCGCTTTGGGCGCATGATCGCGGGGCTGGGCGGGCCTTCGGATTTTGTCGAGCACTGGCGCGATCTGCTTCCGGCAGCGCCGGTGGTGCTGGATGTGCCCGCGCCCGAGACGGGCCATGTTGCGGCGATGGATGGTGAGGCGCTGGGGCTTGCCGTGGTGCATCTTGGCGGTGGGCGCGAGGTTGAGACGGACCGCGTCGATCCCGCCGTCGGCCTGTCGGATGTGCTGCGGCTCGGCCAGCGGGTCGAGACGGGGCAGCCCTTGGCGCGGGTCCATGCCGCCAGCCGCGCGGCGGCAGAGGCGGCGGCTGCGGCGGTGACGGCGGCGATCCGTCTTGGCGATGCGCCGGACGTGGCGCCTATGGTGCGGGAAAGGATCGCCTGA
- a CDS encoding DsbA family protein, with protein MTRILPVAALATAFALGGGWLLEAPRVTPTGIALPGAAAAQEASSEASSDEAPEIIEMVKGDADAPVEIVEYASFTCPHCARFSNEVLPQIEENYIKTGKVKLVYRDVYFDKYGMWAAMVARCGGPEKFFGISDMIYETQSSWVKAGSDQGIADELRKIGLMAGIGKDKLDACMNDGAKLKALVEWYQENATRDDISATPSFIIDGKPYSNMSYDDFAEVLDEHYEAAQ; from the coding sequence ATGACCCGCATTCTTCCCGTCGCCGCGCTTGCGACCGCCTTCGCCCTTGGTGGCGGCTGGCTGCTCGAGGCGCCCCGCGTCACGCCCACGGGGATCGCCCTGCCCGGCGCGGCCGCTGCACAGGAGGCAAGCAGCGAGGCCAGCTCCGATGAAGCGCCCGAGATCATCGAGATGGTGAAGGGCGATGCCGACGCCCCCGTCGAGATCGTCGAATACGCCTCCTTCACCTGCCCGCATTGCGCGCGCTTCTCGAACGAGGTGCTGCCGCAGATCGAAGAGAACTACATCAAGACCGGCAAGGTCAAACTGGTGTACCGCGATGTCTATTTCGACAAATACGGCATGTGGGCGGCCATGGTCGCACGCTGCGGCGGCCCCGAGAAGTTCTTTGGCATCTCCGACATGATCTATGAGACGCAATCTTCGTGGGTCAAAGCGGGCTCGGATCAGGGCATCGCCGACGAGCTGCGCAAGATCGGCCTGATGGCTGGCATCGGCAAGGACAAGCTCGACGCCTGCATGAACGACGGCGCCAAGCTCAAGGCGCTGGTCGAATGGTATCAGGAAAACGCCACGCGCGACGATATCTCGGCGACGCCTTCGTTCATCATCGACGGCAAGCCCTACTCGAACATGTCCTATGATGACTTCGCCGAAGTGCTCGACGAGCACTATGAAGCGGCGCAGTAA
- a CDS encoding adenosine deaminase — protein MRDPRDHDEESLHRIKALPKVELHLHIEGAAPPAFIRGLAQEKKVRLDGVFAEDGTYEYRDFVHFLQTYEAATSVLRSPEDYARLTRAVLEECAQNGVIYAETFISPDFCGGGDLGAWREYLHAMQEAADAAERDMGITLRGIVTCVRHFGPEVAKKSALCAAETAGEWITGFGMGGDENKGEQRDFAYSFDMAREAGLRLTTHAGEWRGPQEVRNAIEHLGVERIGHGVRAIEDLALVDLIAEKGITLEVCPGSNVQLGVYPKLSAHPIQKLRARGAKVTISTDDPPFFHSTMVQEYENLARTFGWEEEDFTEIAKTSANAAFCSADTREALLKRLESA, from the coding sequence TTGAGAGACCCCAGAGACCACGACGAGGAGAGCCTGCACCGGATCAAGGCGCTGCCGAAGGTGGAGTTGCACCTGCATATCGAGGGCGCCGCGCCGCCAGCCTTCATCCGCGGGCTGGCGCAGGAAAAGAAGGTGCGCCTCGACGGGGTCTTTGCCGAGGATGGCACCTATGAGTACCGCGACTTCGTGCATTTCCTGCAGACCTATGAGGCCGCGACCTCGGTGCTCCGATCGCCCGAGGATTACGCCCGGCTGACCCGCGCCGTGCTAGAGGAATGCGCGCAGAACGGGGTGATCTACGCCGAGACCTTCATCTCGCCCGACTTTTGCGGCGGCGGCGATCTGGGCGCATGGCGCGAGTATCTGCACGCCATGCAGGAAGCGGCGGATGCAGCCGAGCGCGACATGGGCATCACCCTGCGCGGCATCGTCACCTGCGTGCGCCACTTCGGGCCGGAGGTTGCCAAGAAATCCGCGCTCTGCGCGGCCGAGACGGCGGGCGAGTGGATCACCGGCTTTGGCATGGGCGGCGACGAGAACAAAGGCGAGCAGCGCGACTTTGCCTATAGTTTCGACATGGCGCGCGAGGCGGGGCTGCGGCTCACCACCCACGCGGGCGAATGGCGCGGCCCGCAAGAGGTGCGCAACGCCATCGAGCATCTTGGGGTCGAGCGCATCGGCCATGGGGTGCGCGCCATCGAGGATCTGGCGCTGGTCGATTTGATCGCCGAAAAGGGCATCACGCTGGAGGTCTGCCCGGGCTCGAACGTCCAGCTTGGCGTTTACCCCAAGCTCTCGGCGCATCCGATCCAGAAGCTGCGCGCGCGCGGCGCCAAGGTGACCATTTCCACCGACGATCCACCCTTTTTTCATTCCACCATGGTGCAGGAGTATGAAAACCTTGCACGCACCTTCGGTTGGGAGGAAGAGGACTTCACCGAGATTGCCAAGACCTCTGCCAATGCGGCCTTCTGCTCGGCCGACACGCGCGAGGCGCTGCTGAAAAGACTGGAGAGCGCATGA
- a CDS encoding sulfotransferase family 2 domain-containing protein, producing the protein MIISRGRGYIFVHIPKTGGTSLARALEARAHRDDILIGDTPKAQKRRGRLRGLVARGRLWKHSTLADIDGIVTPEEIAQMRRVALVRNPWDRMVSYYHWLQTQAFAHPAVALAQGLDFPAFLLHPQTSASLRGWPSSRYLRDAAGTDRGDIWIRLEHLGEDLAPFEAHLGFALDLPWDNASDRRRDYRGYYSDQLAQHVAESCAEDIARFGYRFD; encoded by the coding sequence ATGATCATCTCGCGTGGCCGTGGCTATATTTTCGTGCATATCCCCAAGACCGGGGGCACCTCTCTGGCGCGGGCGCTGGAGGCGCGGGCGCATCGCGACGATATCCTGATCGGCGACACGCCGAAGGCGCAGAAACGCCGCGGGCGGCTGCGCGGGCTGGTGGCGCGCGGGCGGCTCTGGAAGCATTCCACGCTGGCCGATATCGACGGCATCGTGACCCCGGAAGAGATCGCCCAGATGCGGCGCGTTGCGCTGGTGCGCAATCCGTGGGACCGGATGGTGAGCTATTATCACTGGCTGCAGACGCAGGCGTTCGCGCATCCGGCGGTGGCGCTGGCGCAGGGCTTGGACTTCCCGGCGTTCCTGCTGCATCCGCAGACCAGCGCCAGCCTGCGCGGCTGGCCCAGCTCGCGCTATCTGCGCGACGCGGCGGGCACCGATCGCGGCGATATCTGGATACGGCTGGAGCATCTTGGCGAGGACCTCGCGCCCTTCGAGGCGCATCTGGGCTTCGCGCTCGATCTGCCGTGGGACAATGCCTCGGACCGGCGGCGCGACTATCGCGGTTACTACTCGGATCAGCTGGCGCAGCATGTTGCGGAAAGCTGTGCCGAAGACATCGCGCGCTTTGGCTATCGCTTCGACTGA
- a CDS encoding SPOR domain-containing protein, producing MRFKVLANILAGPATLALSALSAAPTLAQRIDTISEPAEVPPASYEAAQYVDSKGCVFVRAGFDDAVIWVPRVSRAGDPVCGYAPSLGASARTATRTVEAPAAQSAPEPAPVTKPAAKPVATAAAPTPAPVRTTRTTSAQPMATVASKPASAPAPVVKAPASKPPAAPAPRVVATVPAPSRAPAPVAPGSKLVGGACPSGFSGEITSNGRRVRCGPQTAPYVTEVRRGEAPGPGKNVYYNHGGGRGSWEEGALMVPGSTRIVPRHVYEEGPAERTVLPAGYRPAWEDDRLNPHRALQTVEGYYDSQRIWTQTVPRASTAGTRVTARAPRVRFEGDPDLVLVQAPRSSGATTLTAAASDSASATAASPKFVEIGAFTTGDKAAEARRRLQAAGLPVQMLQRGSDEMRRLRVGPYSDARAASRALAQVHATGYREAYLR from the coding sequence ATGCGTTTCAAAGTGCTGGCCAACATTCTGGCGGGTCCCGCCACCCTAGCTCTCAGCGCCCTGTCCGCCGCGCCCACGCTGGCGCAGCGGATCGATACCATCAGCGAGCCGGCGGAGGTGCCGCCGGCCAGCTATGAGGCCGCGCAATATGTGGACAGCAAGGGCTGTGTCTTCGTGCGCGCGGGCTTTGATGATGCGGTGATCTGGGTGCCACGGGTCAGCCGCGCTGGCGATCCGGTCTGCGGCTACGCGCCGAGCCTCGGGGCCAGCGCCCGCACCGCGACACGCACCGTCGAAGCGCCTGCAGCCCAATCGGCCCCCGAACCCGCGCCGGTCACAAAGCCTGCCGCAAAGCCGGTCGCGACGGCGGCTGCCCCGACCCCCGCTCCGGTCCGCACCACCCGCACCACCTCGGCGCAGCCCATGGCCACGGTCGCCTCGAAACCCGCCAGCGCCCCGGCTCCCGTGGTCAAGGCCCCGGCCTCGAAGCCGCCCGCCGCGCCCGCGCCGCGCGTGGTTGCCACCGTACCTGCGCCGAGCCGTGCTCCGGCGCCGGTGGCCCCCGGCAGCAAGCTGGTCGGCGGGGCCTGCCCGTCGGGCTTCTCGGGCGAGATCACAAGCAATGGACGGCGCGTGCGCTGTGGCCCGCAGACCGCACCCTATGTCACCGAGGTGCGCCGCGGCGAGGCGCCCGGACCGGGCAAGAACGTCTATTACAACCACGGCGGCGGCAGGGGCAGCTGGGAAGAGGGCGCTCTGATGGTGCCCGGCAGCACCCGCATCGTGCCGCGCCACGTCTATGAGGAAGGCCCGGCAGAGCGCACCGTGCTGCCCGCGGGCTACCGCCCGGCGTGGGAGGATGACCGGCTCAACCCTCATCGCGCGCTGCAGACCGTCGAGGGCTATTATGACAGCCAGCGCATCTGGACCCAGACCGTGCCGCGCGCCTCGACCGCCGGAACCCGCGTGACGGCGCGCGCGCCGCGCGTGCGCTTCGAAGGCGATCCCGATCTTGTTCTGGTGCAGGCCCCGCGCAGCAGCGGCGCAACCACACTCACCGCCGCAGCCTCCGACAGCGCTTCCGCGACTGCCGCGAGCCCCAAGTTTGTCGAGATCGGCGCCTTCACCACCGGCGACAAGGCCGCCGAGGCGCGCCGCCGCCTGCAGGCTGCTGGCCTGCCGGTGCAGATGCTCCAGCGCGGCTCGGACGAGATGCGCCGCCTGCGCGTCGGTCCCTACAGCGATGCCCGCGCCGCCAGCCGCGCGCTGGCGCAAGTCCACGCCACCGGCTACCGCGAGGCCTATCTGCGCTGA
- a CDS encoding DUF721 domain-containing protein, whose amino-acid sequence MARRNTTTYGFAKTSGLLNAQIRKASESRGFAQSRLLTHWEEIVGADVAAIARPVEVSYGRKAFGATLTLLTTGANAPLLEMQKEQLRDKVNALYGYNAIARIRITQTASTGFAEGRVAFGHAQKVDKPEPSPEIKAEAHQVAGDIHDDGLRQALERLAGNVISKSRR is encoded by the coding sequence ATGGCACGGCGCAACACCACCACATATGGCTTCGCCAAGACATCGGGGCTGCTGAACGCGCAGATCCGCAAGGCGAGCGAGAGCCGCGGCTTTGCGCAGTCGCGCCTGCTGACCCATTGGGAAGAGATCGTCGGCGCCGATGTGGCCGCCATCGCTCGCCCGGTCGAGGTGAGCTATGGCCGCAAGGCCTTTGGCGCGACGCTGACGCTGCTGACGACCGGTGCCAACGCGCCGCTGCTGGAGATGCAGAAAGAGCAGCTGCGCGACAAGGTCAACGCGCTCTACGGCTACAATGCCATCGCCCGCATCCGCATCACCCAGACCGCCAGCACCGGCTTTGCCGAGGGCCGCGTCGCCTTTGGTCACGCGCAAAAGGTTGATAAGCCAGAGCCCTCTCCCGAGATCAAAGCCGAGGCCCATCAGGTGGCCGGAGACATTCACGACGACGGGCTGCGGCAGGCGCTGGAGCGTCTGGCTGGCAACGTCATTTCGAAATCGCGGCGCTGA
- a CDS encoding phosphopentomutase — MMRAFLVVMDSVGIGGAPDAAGYFNAGVPDKGANTLAHIAQACAAGRAEEGRSGPLHVPVLDALGLGAATRLASGDEVPGLEAEPSALWGAASECSKGKDTPSGHWELAGLPVPWDWHYFPEAAPVFPAELLAEVCKIAGVAGTLGNCHGSGTVMLEEYGAEHQRSGWPICYTSADSVFQIAAHEESFGLDRLLALCEAIAPTLHQMKVGRVIARPFVGSPGSYKRTTNRHDYAITPPEPILTNWVQEAGRRVYAVGKIGDIFSMQGIDELRKGDDATLMRHLGDLVDGAEEGSLTFANFVEFDSLYGHRRDVSGYARALEWFDAELGRLLPRLREGDLLLITADHGNDPTWVGTDHTRERVPVLVYGRGAGQIGRIEFADVAASIAAHLEVPAQGPGRSFL, encoded by the coding sequence CTGATGCGGGCATTTCTGGTGGTGATGGATTCGGTGGGCATCGGCGGCGCGCCGGATGCGGCGGGTTATTTCAACGCAGGTGTCCCCGACAAGGGAGCCAACACGCTGGCGCATATCGCGCAGGCCTGCGCCGCAGGCCGGGCGGAAGAGGGGCGCAGCGGTCCGCTGCATGTGCCGGTGTTGGATGCGCTGGGGCTGGGCGCAGCAACCCGTCTGGCGAGCGGCGACGAGGTGCCGGGGCTGGAAGCGGAGCCTTCGGCGCTCTGGGGCGCGGCGAGCGAGTGCTCGAAGGGCAAGGACACGCCCTCGGGCCATTGGGAACTGGCGGGTCTGCCAGTGCCATGGGACTGGCACTATTTCCCCGAAGCAGCGCCGGTCTTTCCGGCGGAACTGCTGGCAGAGGTCTGCAAGATCGCCGGGGTCGCGGGCACGCTGGGCAATTGCCACGGCTCGGGCACGGTGATGCTCGAAGAGTATGGCGCAGAGCACCAGCGCAGCGGCTGGCCGATCTGCTACACTTCCGCCGACAGCGTCTTTCAGATCGCCGCGCATGAAGAGAGCTTCGGGCTGGATCGCCTGCTGGCGCTTTGCGAGGCAATCGCGCCGACGCTGCACCAGATGAAGGTCGGCCGGGTCATCGCGCGGCCCTTCGTCGGCAGCCCCGGCAGCTACAAGCGCACGACCAACCGGCATGATTACGCGATCACCCCGCCCGAGCCGATCCTCACCAATTGGGTGCAGGAGGCCGGGCGGCGCGTCTATGCGGTGGGCAAGATCGGCGACATCTTCTCGATGCAGGGTATCGACGAGCTGCGCAAAGGCGATGACGCCACGCTCATGCGGCACCTAGGCGATCTCGTTGACGGCGCCGAGGAGGGCTCGCTCACCTTCGCCAATTTCGTCGAGTTTGACAGTCTTTACGGACACCGGCGCGATGTCTCTGGCTACGCCCGCGCGCTCGAATGGTTCGACGCCGAGCTTGGCAGGCTGCTGCCGCGCCTGCGCGAGGGGGATCTGCTGCTGATCACCGCCGATCACGGCAATGACCCTACGTGGGTTGGCACGGACCACACGCGCGAGCGGGTTCCGGTACTTGTATATGGGCGCGGGGCAGGGCAGATCGGGCGGATCGAATTTGCCGATGTGGCAGCCAGCATCGCGGCGCACCTTGAGGTGCCCGCGCAAGGACCGGGAAGGAGCTTCCTTTGA
- a CDS encoding ribonuclease T2 family protein translates to MRALLILLACAVLAGAASPARADGERAGRFDYYVLSLSWSPTWCALEGEARNSPQCDRALGWVLHGLWPQYERGYPSYCDTSVRAPSRAETAAMADIMGTPGLAWYQWKKHGSCAGLPAEAYFALARRAYEAVKRPEVLRRLEDPVTLPAQVIEEAFLKANPGLEPDMLTITCQAGRIQEARLCLSKDLDPVPCGRDVVKDCSLKDALLDPIR, encoded by the coding sequence ATGCGTGCCCTGCTGATCCTGCTCGCCTGTGCCGTTCTCGCCGGAGCCGCCAGCCCCGCCCGTGCGGATGGCGAACGCGCGGGCCGTTTCGACTATTACGTGCTGTCGCTGAGCTGGTCGCCGACGTGGTGCGCGCTCGAGGGCGAAGCGCGCAACTCACCGCAATGCGACCGCGCGCTTGGCTGGGTGCTGCACGGGCTCTGGCCGCAATACGAGCGCGGCTACCCCTCTTATTGCGACACATCGGTGCGCGCCCCGAGCCGCGCCGAGACCGCTGCCATGGCCGACATCATGGGCACGCCCGGTCTGGCTTGGTACCAGTGGAAAAAGCACGGGTCCTGCGCCGGGCTGCCCGCCGAGGCGTATTTCGCCCTCGCCCGCCGCGCTTATGAGGCGGTCAAACGTCCCGAGGTTCTGCGGCGTCTGGAAGATCCGGTCACCCTGCCCGCGCAGGTGATCGAAGAGGCATTCCTGAAGGCCAACCCGGGGCTGGAGCCCGACATGCTGACCATCACCTGCCAAGCGGGGCGCATCCAAGAAGCGCGGCTGTGCCTGTCAAAAGACCTCGATCCCGTGCCCTGCGGCCGCGATGTCGTTAAGGATTGCAGCCTGAAGGACGCTTTGCTCGACCCGATCCGCTAA